The segment GAGATGCGGTCAAGGGCCATCGTAAGTGCCCCGGTTAGCGGTGCGGCACCGCTGCCGCCAGCCGCCATTTCGCCGATACCAACTGTTGGTAAAATTTCCCGATGATGAGCGCGACGTTAATCGCGCAGACATCGGACCGAGACCGAAAATGGCGGAATTATGCGGTTTTCGCGAATTGGCACGCTGCTTGCGAAGTATGCGGCATCCACCGGATGGTCCGATGGAACGCTTGGACAAGGAAATCAGGAAATGCCCGTACTCAACAACAAGCTCGGTGCCGCTCTCATGTCAGCCGCTTTCACCCTCGTGATGCTGTCGATGGCAATCGCTCCCGCAAACGGTGGTGCGCTGCTCCCGGGCGTCATGGCATGAGCGCCATCGACCGCCAGCGCCCCGCTGTGACCCCCGTGCGATCGGGGTTCGGCCTCGACCGCGCCAATGGCAAGATCTTCGGAGTGTGTTCCGGGATCGGCCTCCACTTCGGGATCGATCCCATGATCGTCCGCGCCGTATTTGCAATCGGCACGATCATCGGTCTTGGATCGTTTGTCCTGATCTATCTGGCGATCGCATTGATCGCTGACTGAGGAGGGCGCGGGGGTATTCCGCGCCCTTTCTCATGCCGCCTCACATCGCGCTGATGCCGCCGTCGAGCTTTAGCTCCGCCCCGGTCATGAAGCTGCTTTCGTCGCTGGCGAGGAACAGCACGCCATCGGCGATCTCCCGGGGTTCCCCGACCCGTTTGAGCGGAATCTGGCGAGCCAGCTTGTCCATGATCACGCTCTTCTCGCGGCCCGAACTCGCGACCATCCCGTCGAGGATCGGCGTGTCGACGAACGTCGGGTGGACCGAATTGCAGCGGATATTCCACCCCATCTTGCCGCAATAGAGCGCGACCGATTTCGACAGCATCCACACCGCCGCCTTGCTGGCATTGTAACCGGGCATCGTGTCGCTCGCGATCAGGCCGGCGATCGAGCTGATGTTGATGATCGACCCGGGCTGGTTGTCCTTCATCAGCGGCAGGGCCTTCTGGCAGCCCAGGAACACGCTTTCGACGTTGATCGCGAAGCCGCGGCGCCAATCTTCGAGCGTGCAGGTCTCGATGTTGCCGCGGACGCCGACGCCCGCGTTGTTCACCAGTACGGACAGTCCGCCGAGCTGGTCCCGCGCCATCTCGATCGCGGCGTTCCACTGATCCTCGCTGGTGACATCGTGCTGCATGGCGAAGGCGGTGCCCGCGCCGTGCGCATCGTTGATCGCGGCGGCGGTCGCTTCCGCCCCGGCGCCGTTGACGTCGGTGCACAGCACCCGCGCGCCCTCACATGCGAGCACCTGGCAGTGCGCCGCGCCCAATCCTTGCGCCGCGCCCGTCACCAGCGCCAGCTTGCCCGCTACCCGTCCACTCATAGTCACCCTCTCCCGATGATCGATGCTCCCAAGAGGAGCAGCAGCTTGGCGTCGATCCCGACACCCGCCCGGCGCCGTTCTTCGACGAACGCGGGCACTTCGTCCAGCGGCACGCGGTGGACGGTGATATCCTCGCTATCCGTCCCGCCGCCGTCGCCGACTTTCGTAAGGCCGCTGGCGCGGAACAGGTAGAAGCTTTCCGACAACATCCCGGGCGAGGAAAAGAACTGGCCGCAGTCTTCCATGCGGCCAGCGCGGTAGCCGGTCTCCTCCTCCAGTTCACGGCGCGCGGCGGTTTCGGTTTCCTCGTCCGCATCGTCGGCGTCGCCGACAAGGCCAGCCGGCAGCTCGAGCGAGCGGAGCCCCATCGGCACGCGGAACTGCTCGACCAGCAACACGTGACCCTGATCGATCGCCACGATCAGCGCCGCACGGATGCCGCGCGCCCGGCTGACGTACTCCCACCGCCCGCGCTTTCGCGCGACGATGAAGCGGCCTTCCCACACGACCTCCTCCGGCGCCTTCCGCATCGGGCGGCAGGTTGGGCTGGTCGCTAGACATCACACCTCGATCAGGCGGTCGGGAAGCTCGTTGCTATCATCCTCGGCGCGCGGGAAGTGCTCGGACAGAACGGCGCCGACATCGGCGATGCCTGCGCTGAGCCCGTCCGCGATGCGGCCTTCACGGATGTGCACCAGCATGTCGGCCATCGCCTCGCCCCAGACCTCCGCCGAAACCTGCGTGGCGATCGCGGCGTCCGCGACGATCTCGGCCCGGTGTTCGCGCATGGACAGGTAGATCAGCACGCCCGTGCGGCCGTGCGTGCGCCGCTCCGCCCCGACCTTGAAGTGACGCACCGCCGCGTCGCGCACGCGCCCCTGCTTGATGGGGGCGGGGATCAGCGCGAACTTGAGCGGCCGCCACAGCTGGATCAGCCAGGTGCCCGCGAACTTCACGACGAACCCGGCGAGCGCCAATGAGAGAATTTCGCGCGTGGTCCATTCGTGGTTCCACCCGCCGAATAGCCATTCGACAAGGCGCAAGTAGAAGTCGGGCATCAGCGTGAATGCGGCCAACGCGAGCGTGCCGACCAGCACGGACCAGGCGAGCTGGATATCGCTGTAGCCATCGGACTGTTCGGCCAGCACGGTGACGATTTCGCCCGCGCTCTGCATCTCCGCCGCGGCCACCGCGGCAGAGACCTGCGCGTGCTCGGCTTCGTTCAGATAAGCCATCGTCAGCCCCCGCTACCAGCCACCGGATGCGCCGCCGCCGCCGAAGCTGCCGCCGCCACCCCCGAAACCGCCGCCGCCGAAACCGCCGCTGCCAAAGCCTCCGCCTCCACCACCGCCTGAGCGAGCGGCCGCGCTGAGCGCTTCCCACAGGATGATATTGCCCACTGCGCCGCCCATGCCGCCACGCTGGCGATAGCGCCGGCCCTTACGCCCGCCGCGCATCATCGGCAGGATGACGAAGAACAGCAGGAACCCGCCCCAGATCAGCAGGCCGAACGGGAACCCGCCTTCGCCACCCGATCGCGCGCGTGTCTCTGCGGCCTGCGCCACCTTGGCCGCTTCTTCGGCAGGCAGCTCAAGCTGTTGGATGATCTGGTCGGCACCCGCGACGACACCGCCGGGCATGTCTCCCGCCCGGAACTTTGGCAGGATAGTGTTCTGCACGATCAGCGTGGAATAGCCGTCGGTCAGGACAGGCTCCAGGCCATAGCCGACTTCGATCCGTACCTTGCGGTCGTTCGGGGCGACCAGCAGGATCACGCCATCGTTGCGCTGTTCGTCGCCGATGCCCCACTTGCGCCCAAGCTGGTAACCGTAGTCGGCGATGTCATAGCCCTGCAGACTCGGCACCGTGGCGACGACGAACTGGCGCTGGTTGCGCTGTTCGAAGGCGGTCAGCTTGCTGTCGAGCTGCGCCTCGACCGCGGGCGGGAGGATGTTGGCCGCATCGACCACCCGCCCGGTGAGAGCGGGAAACTCCTGCGCCGCGACTGGCGACGCGAGGAGCGCCGCCAGCCAGGCGAAGACCAGCGCGAGTGAGCGCGCCAAGGGTTACTGGTTCGCGGCCGAAGCGGTCGGCGCCGGCGCGTTGTCATTGGCGCCGGTCGCCCGCGTAGCCGAACCTGAGGGCGTCATGTCGAGCGTGGGCGCCACTTCGGCACCGGCGGTGACCGCCTTGTACGGCACGATCGGCTTCGCGCCGTAGATCACGTTGGCGCCGATCGCGCTGGGGAACGTGCGGATCTCGGTGTTATAGTCGCGCACCGCCTCGTTGTAGTCGCGGATCGAGATGCGGACCTTGTTCTCGACCCCTTCGAGCTGGCCCTGCAGCATCTGGTAATTGGTGATGGACTTGAGGTCGGGATACGCTTCGAAGTTCGCGAGCAGGCGGCCAAGGCCCGAGCTCAGCTGGTTCTGCGCCGCCTGGTATTCCGCCATCTTGGCGGGATCGGTCAGGTCGTCGGCGTTGATCTGGACGCTCGTCGCCTTCGCGCGGGCCTCGATCACGTCGGTGAGGATGCCGCGCTCCTGCTCTGCCGCGCCCTTGGCGACTTCGGCGAGATTGGGAACGAGATTGGCACGTTCCTGGAACGCTGCCTCGACATCGGCCCAGCGCGCCTTCGCGGTTTCTTCCTTGGTGGGGATCGAGTTGATGCCGCAGGCGGAAAGGCCGATCGCGGCCATCGCGACCACGACGGTGCGGCGGAGAGTGGTGAAGGTCATTGCGTCGAGCATCCTATGCAAGCAGCTGTCAACACGGCGCGAAAGGCGCGCCCGGCCTGTATTGCGGTTCTAGCACACCGGCCGGCGCGTTCAAGCGGCCCACCGCTTGCTACTCAAGAAAATCGGGGGCACATCTCACGCTGACATAACCGGGCAGGAGGTGGAACGTGTTCACAGAGTTCAAGGAATTCATCAACCGCGGCAACGTGCTTGATCTGGCGGTGGCGGTGATCATCGGCGCGGCCTTCGGCAAGATCGTCACGTCGCTCACCGACAGCGTCATCATGCCGGTGATCGGCTGGCTGTTCGGCAACACCGATTTTTCAAGCTATTTCATTCGTCTGGGGCCGATACCTGAGACGTACAATGGTTCGCTGACGAACTATGCCGCGCTCAAGGAAGCGGGCGTGCCGATGATCGGTTATGGCGACCTTGTGACCCAGGTGGTCAACTTCCTCATCGTGGCCTGGGTCATCTTCCTGGTCGTGAAGGCCGCCAACAAGGTCAATCGCCGTCCGGACGAAACGCCAGCGGGGCCGAGCGAGATCGAGCTGCTGGCGGAAATCCGCGATGAGCTGCGGCGGCGCGTCTAGTCACTTCACATTCAGCGCAGGGCGACTATATCCGTCGGTGCCGGTCCAAGGGAAACCGAGGGCCGGATATGGCGATAAATTGCGGTGTGCAATAGATACAGCGGACCCGGGGGCAGTACCCGGCGGCTCCACCACCTCCTCTGGCGTTGCAGGGGAAATGACGGGGCCGAACTAGGATCGACGTGTATTGAAAAGCATCGTTTTTGCTCGGGCTGAGTAACCCGTTCAAGGCTCAAAACCCACAAGTGCCAACGACAACGAAGCACTTGCTCTCGCTGCGTAATTCTAGGGGCTAACGCCCTGAAGTTACAAGGCTTTGAGCACGGTTCGGACCGAACCGGGTAACAGAATCGGAAACCGGGGGCCCGGGGGAGCCTAGCAACAGAATCCCCCACCTTCATTTTATTGCTGGACCGACTTGGCCCCGATCGCGGCGGTCCTCGCCCCCCCGAAACAAGGACGGGGAGCCTAGCAACAGAATCCCCCACCTTCTCTACATCGCTGGCGCCTTGGAAGGCTGGCCGATCCAGCGGCCTGAGTTCGCGTACTCCGCCTTGATCCCGCTCGTCTGCGGCAGGTTCTCCGCTTTGAATGCGGCGTCCCCGCCGCGCGCCTGCACGGCCGCGCTGTAAGCGGGGGGCGGGGGCGGGACATACGCTGCCGACTGCGCCGCCGCCTTGCGTTTCGCCGCCTCGTACGCCTGCGCCAGCAGCACCGGATCGGGCGCGGAGTCGGGGGTCAAGGCCTCGCTGCGCGGGTGCGGCGCAGCCATTGGCTCCCCGCCGCGGTAGCGCGCGGCGAAGGCTTCGGAGCGTCCGGCGAGCCCGCGCCACTTGTAGAACGTATGCAGCCCGATCGTCCCGACGTTCTGCAGGCTGGAGGCCCAGTATGGCAGCACGTACGTCGCGTGATAATGCGTGGCCAGGCCGATCGGCCGGTACACGTATCCCGCCAGCGATGCAGCGGCGACCGAGCGGGCGCGCGCCCATGTCGTCCGGGACGGAACCCGTGCCAGCGAGCCATCGCAGGTGAAGCTGAACTGGCACCCGGTGCGCCGCTCGCTGCCCTGGAATACCACCCCGCATACGCTGTTGGGATAGCTGGGATGCGCCACGCGGTTGAGGATCACTTGCGCCACCGCGCGCTGCCCCTCGGTCGGCTCGTTTGCCGCTTCGTAGTACAGCGCCAGCGTCATGCACTGTAGCGCGCGCGCCTTGTCGAGCCCGCTGCCGATCGCGGTGAACGCGCGGGCCGAGGCACTGGCGAGTGGCTCGTCCGCGTCGGAGTGCGCCCCGGTGTCGAGCGGCGGCGGCAAGTCGTCAGTGAGCGCCAGATCGTCCGACGGGGCCGCCGGCACATCCATCAGGTAGAAGAACGCCGACCCGGGAAAGCTTTCGCCCGGTGTCTCGAACGGCATCACGCGCGCCGCCGCCGGGCTGCCGGCATCGTCGAAAGCGCCCCATTCACCGGGCGCGGCCATCGCCGGCACGGCGATCGCCGCGGCGAGCGTGAGCAGCCGCCGCCCCCGGTGTGGACCGTCCAGCGTCAGCAGCGCACGCAGCCGGTCGATCGGCCGGGGAGGCCGCGGGCGGCGGGGCAGGCGAGGTGATGCGGGCAACATGGCTCCTTGGACAGCAAGTGCGCCTACGTCCGCACACCGGTTGGCGCGAGCGCGGTGACTGGCAGTGTCCCTTGGCGGAACAGCCCGCAGGGAATGGTTACCTCGCATGCCTCACCACCGGTTAACTTGCCTCAGGCCGCGCTGCCGCCTATGGGCGCCGCGACGTCATGGGTGCTCGCGAAAGCGGGCCTAAGAGGGAAGGGGGTGCGATGCCCCCGCTGCCCCCGCAACTGTGACCGGGGAGGCTGCCCCCAGATGCCACTGGGACACCGGGAAGGCGGGGGCAAGCTGGCGATCCGGGAGCCAGGAGACCTGCCGGTGATGGTCGTTCGAGCCGGCGGGCGGGGTGTACCGAAGGCAAGCGCAGGGGGGCCAGTTCCGGCCCGGCCTTCGTCATGAGCGACTTCGCACATGACAGGAGGATCAATGCCCAAGTATCTGTTTTTGCTGAGTGCTGCCGCGTGCGCTTCGTCTGCCGCGGCGCAGATTCCCGATACCGGGATCACCGTCACCGCGACCGGTACCCGCAGCGAGGTGGAGGTGTCCGGCCAGCCGGTCACTGTCATCGGGGAGGCGGAGATCGACGCGGTCCAGGGGGCCGACATCGCCCGGGTCCTGCGCCGCGCGCCGGGCGTGACCATCACCCGCAACGGCCCGCCGGGCGCCTTCACCGGCGTGCGCGTGCGCGGCGCGGCGGCCGAGCAGCTGCTGGTGCTGGTCGACGGGGTCCGGGTCGCCGATCCGGCGGCGCCGGGCGGCGGGTTCGACTTTGGCAACCTGGCGGCGGGCGAGGTCGAGAAGCTTGACCTGCTGCGCGGCTCCAATTCCACCATCTGGGGATCGGATGCGATCGGCGGGGTGCTGCTCGTCACGACCCGCAACCGCCGCGGATTGACCGCCAGTGGCGAATACGGCGCGGACGACAGCAGCTATCTCACCGCCAGCGGCGGCGTGGGGAGCGACGCATTCTTCCTCGGCGGATCGGCCGGGTGGCAGCGGACCCATGGCTTCTCGGCAGCGGCATCGGGCAGCGAGGCCGACGGGTCCGAGCAATGGTCCGGCAACCTGCGCGCCCGCGCCTACCTCTCGCCCGCGCTGGAACTGTTCGCGCTGGGGCGATATGTCGAAGGCGATCTCGATCTCGACGGGTATCTGGCGCCCAGCTTCACCTTCGCCGATACGGACGAGCGCCAGCACACCCGGCAATACACCGGCGCGGGAGGCGCGATCTACGACAGCGGGCCGCTGTACCTGCGCGGGGCTTACTCGTTCGCCGACACCGAGCGCGCGACATTCGACACGCAGGACAGCACCGCTCCCAACTACACCACCGATGGCCATTCGCAGCGGGTGGACCTGCGCGGGGAGTGGCGCCCGATCGGCCCGCTGATCGTGAACTTCGGCGGGGAGAGTGAATGGACCCGCTTCGCCACCTCGTTCGACGCGGCGGAGCGGACCAGCATCTGGGGCGCTTACGCGCAAGCCGGGATCGAGTTCGGCAAGCTCGCCGCCCACGCCGGGCTGCGCCACGACCGCCACGCGCGGTTCGGCGGCGAGACCAGCGTGGGAGCCGACGCCAGCTACGAAGTCGCGCCCGACCTGCGGGTGCGCGCATCGTATGGCGAAGGGTTCAAGGCGCCGACGCTGTTCCAGCTGCTGAGCGACTACGGCAACGCCGCGCTCCAGCCCGAACGCAGCCGCAGTTTCGATGTGGGCCTCGCCTGGCGGACCCGCGCCGCGCCCACTTGGGGTGCGGTGACGCTGTACCGGCGCGACAGTAGCGACCTGATCGACTTCGTTTCCTGCTTCGGCGTGAGCGGCGGCATCTGCACCGATCGCCCGTTCGGCACGTACGACAACGTCAGCCGCGCCCGCGCCCAAGGGTTCGAGGTCGAGGTCGGTCTTGCGCCCAGCGAGCGGCTGCGGACCAGCGTCGCGTACAGCTATCTCGATGCGGAGGACCGCGCGACCGGCAACCGGCTCGCGCGCCGTCCGCGCCACGCGCTGACCGCCACTGCCGACTGGAGCGCGCCGTTCGGCGTCGTGCTGGGCGGCGACGTGCGGCTGGTGGGTGACAGCTTCGACGACGCGGGTAACTTCACCGCGATCGACGGGTATGTGCTGACCGACGTGCGCGCTAGTGTCCCGCTCGGCGACACGTTCGAGCTGTTCGGCCGGGTCGAGAACCTGTTCGATGCGCGTTACACCGAAGTCGCCGGATACGGCACGCGCGGGCGGGCGGCGTTCGTGGGGGCGCGGGTTCGGCTGTGAAGGTCGCGCTGGTCGCGCTGGCGCTGCTGGCGGGGTGCGCCGCCCCGCCAGCGTCCCCGCCGCCAGCTGCCACTCCGCGGGCGCACCCGACGATCGTCAGCCTCAACCCGTGCACCGACGCGATCCTCGCCGAAGTCGCAGACCCGGCGCAGATCCTGGCGGTAAGCCACTACAGCCACGATCCGCGCGGCACCTCGATGGACCTCGCCAAGGCGCGGCGGTTCCGCGCAACCGGCGGGACCGTGGAGGAAGTGCTGGCGCTGAACCCGGACATGGTCGTCGGCACCACCTTCATGGACCCGGCGACACGCGGCGCACTGGCCGACCTCGACCTGCGGGTCGAGACGGTCGGGATCGCCTCGACCGTGGCCGACAGCCTTACGCAGGTTCGCCAACTGGCCGCGCTGGCCGGGCATCCCGAACGGGGCGAGGCGCTGGTCGCGCGGATCGAGGCGGCCCTGGCAGACGCCCGGCCGTCCGGCGCGCCAGTGCCCGCGATCCTGTGGCAGCCAGGCGGCATCGTGCCGGGCGACGGCGCGTTGGTGAGCGAACTGATGCGCCGCACCGGCTTTGCCAACCACGCCGCGGCGCGCGGACTGGGGCAAGCCGATTACCTGTCGCTCGAGCGCTTGCTGAGCGATCCGCCGCGCGTGCTGCTGGTAGCGGGCAGCGAGCGCGGTCAGCACCACCCCGCGCTCCGGCACGTGCCGCACTTGCAGCGCGCCGCATTCGATCCGGCGCTGCTCTATTGCGGCGGTCCGACGATCATCCGGGCGGCGGGACGACTGGCTCAGATCAGGGACGGGCTGTCGTGACGCGCGCTGTCGTCATCCTCCTCGCCCTGATCGCGCTGGCCTTCCCGCTGTCGCTGCTGGCCGGGCGGGTGTGGGTCGATCCGTGGAGCACGCCCAACGCGGCCGCGATCCTGGCCGAACTGCGCCTGCCGCGTAGTCTTCTGGCGCTGATCATCGGGGCCGGGCTGGGGGCAAGCGGCGCCGCCATGCAGGGATACTTGCGCAACCCGCTCGCCGATCCGGGGCTGTTCGGGATCGCGCCGGGTGCGGCGCTGGGGGCGGTCGCCAGCCTGTGGTTCGGGTTCGCCGCCGCGCCCTACTTGCTGCCGGTCTTCGCGCTGGCGGGAGCAGCCGGCGCGATGGCGCTGCTGTCGCTGATCGCGGGGCGCACCCTCAGCGGGACAGGGGGCATCGCCCTGTTCACGCTGGCGGGCATGATGATCGCCAGCCTGGCGGGCGCGCTGACCAGCTTTGCCATCAGCCTTGCGCCCAATGCCTTTGCGATGAGCGAGATCGTCACCTGGCTGATGGGCGCGCTGACCGACCGGTCGTGGCGCGAGGTGTGGATTGCCCTCCCGCTGACCCTCGCGGGGATCGGCTGCCTGGCGATGGCCGCGCGCGATCTCGATGCGCTGGTGCTGGGAGACGGCGCGGCGCGCAGCCTGGGCATGGAGACGCGCCGGATGCAGGGCTGGCTGATCGCGGGCGTGGGCCTGACGGTGGGCAGCGGGGTCGCGGTCGCCGGGATCGTCGGCTTCGTGGGGCTGATCGTCCCGCACCTCGTCCGCCCGTTGACCGACCGCCGGCCATCGTCGGTGATGCTGCCGAGCGCGCTCGCCGGCGCGCTGCTGGTGCTGGTGGCGGACTGCGTGTGCCGGGTGCTGCCGCTGGTGACGGAGCTGCGGCTCGGCATCGCGCTCAGCCTGGTGGGCGCGCCGTTCTTCCTGTGGTTGCTGCTGCGGATGCGCCTGGGCCGGCCAGGGGGGCTGGCATGATCCTGCGCGCGAACGATGTCTCGCTGGAAGGCCGACTCAATTCCCTATCTCTGGCGCTGGAGCCGGGGCGGATCACCGCGATCTGCGGCCCCAACGGCGCGGGCAAGTCGAGCCTGCTGCAGTGCCTTGCAGGATTGCTCCGCCCCGACACCGGATCGGTGACGCTGGACGGTGCCGAGTTGCAGGGGGTGCATCCGCGCGAACGGGCGAAAGCGATCGGTTACCTGCCGCAGGACGGCGAAGTGGCCTGGGACGTGGCCGTACGCACCCTGGTCGCGCTGGGGCGCCTGCCGCACCGCGACCGGGGCACCGCGCAAGTGGACGGCGCTCTCGCCGCGCTGGACCTGATCGCGCTGGCGGATCGTCCGGTGTCGCGCCTGTCGGGCGGCGAGAAGGCGCGGGTGCTGCTGGCGCGTGTGCTGGCGGGGGCGCCGCGCTGGATCCTGGCCGACGAACCGCTCGCCGCGCTCGATCTCGCACATCAACTCAGCCTGCTGGCGCACCTTCGGCGCGCGGCCGATGCCGGCGTTGGCGTGGTGCTGGTGCTGCACGACCTGGCGCTGGCGATGAACCATGCGGACCGCGTGTTGGTGCTGGACCGCGGTACGAAAGCGGCCGACGGCGCTCCCGAAGAAGCGCTGTCGGCCGCGATCATCCAGCAAGTCTGGGGCGTTCCCGCGCGCTGGCTGGGAGAGCCCGGCGCGCGGGCACTGGTGGCGGGACGCCCTCCCGCTTAGCCGGTCTCGTCACCGCTGCTCGGGATCGTGCTCGTTCCCGAGCCAGTGCCGCCGGTCAGGCCGAGCGCCTCGAGCATCGGCTGCACGTTGGGTTCGCGCCCGGTGAACGCCCGGTACATCTCGAAGTAGTCCTGCGTCCCGCCCTGGCTCAGCACCGTGCGGCGGAAGTGATCGCCGTTCTGCCGGGTCAGGCCGCCGTTCTCCATGAACCACTTGCGGCTGTCGCGGTCGAGCATCTGGGTCCACAAGTACGAATAGTACCCCGCCGAATAGCCCGCCGGATCGGAGAAGATGTGCCGGAAGTAGCTCGTACGGTACCGGGGCGGCACCAGGTCCACCGCCAGGCCGAGTTCGCTGAGCGCGTTGTTCTCGAACGTGTTCACCGCCGCCGGGGTGTTGATCGCCGCCGCCTGCGCGGGGGTGAGAGCGTGCCACTTCATGTCGAGCAGCGCGGCTTCCACCACTTCGCCAAACTGGTAGCCCTGGTCGTACTTCGACGCCGCTTCCATCTTGGCGATCAGTTCCTGCGGGATCGGGGCGCCGGTCTGGTAATGCTTGGCGTAGTTGGCCAGCACTTCGGGGTGGCTGGCCCACATCTCGTGGACCTGGCTCGGGTACTCGACAAAGTCGCGCGCGGTCGCGGTGCCCGACAGGCTTTCGTATTTCTGGTTGGCGAAGAACCCGTGCAGCGCGTGGCCGAATTCGTGGAACGTCGTCTCCACCCAGTCGAAGCTGATGAGCTGCGGCTGGCCTTCGGGCGCCTTGGGGATGTTGAGCACGTTGTAGATCACCGGCTTGGTGCCGTTGAGCTTGGACTGCTCGACGAAGTTGCTCATCCACGCGCCGCCGCGCTTGTTGTCGCGCTGGAACGGGTCGAAGTAGAAGATGCCCAGCTGGCTGCCGTCGGCTTCGAACACGTCGTACACCCACACGTCGGGGTTGTAGACGGGCAGGTCGGTCCGCTGCTTGAAGCTGAGGCCGTAGAGCCGGTTCGACATGAAGAACACGCCGTCTTCCAGCACGCGGCGCAATTCGAAATACGGCTTCACCGCGTCTTCGTCGATCGCGTACTTCTTGGCCTTGAGCTTGTCGGCGTACATCGCCCAGTCCCACGGCTTGACGGTGAAGTTCTGGCCGCTGGCCTTGATCTCCGCATTCAGCGCGGCGGCGTCGCGCCGCTGGGTCGCCTCGAGCGCGGGGACCATCTGCTGCATGAAATCGAGCGCGGTCTTGGGGTTCTTCGCCATGCGATCGTACATCTGGTACGTCGCCCAATCGGGCGCGCCGAACAGCGCGGCCTTCTGCGCGCGGAGCTGGACGATCTCGGCCACCAGCGCGCGGGTGTCGTTCTCGCCGCCCGTCTCGGCGCGGTTCCAGCTCGCGTTGAACAGCGCTTCGCGGGTAGCGCGATCGGTCAGCGTCGCGAGCGCTGGCTGCTGGGTGGTGTTCTGCAGGGTGATGACCTGCGCACCCGGCGCCCCGCGCTCGGTCGCCGCCTTCTTCGCGGCCGCGATGTCGGCATCGGACAGGCCGGCGAGCTTGGCTTCCTCGGTGATGACGAGCGCTGCGTCCTTGGTCGCCTGGGTCAGCCGCTGGCCGAACGTGGTGGTCGCGGCCGACAGACGGGTGTTGATGTCCTTGACCTGTTCCTTTTGCGCCGCGGTCAGCTGCGCGCCGGCGTGGACCATGCCTTCATACGTGTCTTCGAGCAGCTTGGCGTCCTCGGTGTCGAGGTTCAGCGCAGCGCGCCCGTCATACACCGCCTTGACCCGCTGGAAGAGCGCAGGGTTCAGGCTAATCGCATCGTAATGCTGGGTCAGCTTGGGGCTGATCTCGGCGTCGATCGCGTCCAGCGTGTCGTTGGTGTTGGCCCCGGTCAACGTGCCGAACACCCGGCCTACCCGGCCCAGCATCGCGCCCGATTGCTCCAGCGCGACGATCGTGTTTTCAAACGTGGGCGCGGCGCGGTTGTTCACGATCGCCTGGATCTCGGCATCGTGGATCGCCATCGCCTGTTCGTAAGCCGTACGGAAGTCGCCGTCGGAAATCTTGCTGAAGTCAGGCGCGCGCAGCGGCAGCGTGCTGTCGGCGGCAAAGTAACCGGTCGCCTGCGGCAGGGCGACGGCGGGGCCGTCCATCGTGGTATTCTGCATCGTGCTGCATCCTGCGAGCAGCGAGCCGACAGCCGCTGCGACGAAAAGCCTGGTCATCTTCAAGTGAAATTCTCCCTGGGAACACGCAGGCCCGCGCGCGGCGGGTTGCGCTGTCAGCAACTACGCTTGAGCCGCGGATTGGTTGCCGCTGCAACCACTATGGCCGCAACGGATATTGCACAACCGGCTCGTAGTGCGATCCCCCGGTGCCAAGGGTGCTCTCGACCAGTTGGAACGCGTCCACCGGCCATTCGGGCGCGCGGAACGGTCCCGCCTGCGCCAGCCACGCGCCGGTCGGCCCGGCGGCGCCGCTCAGCCGGGCGAGCGTGACGTGGG is part of the Altererythrobacter sp. TH136 genome and harbors:
- a CDS encoding TonB-dependent receptor, which codes for MPKYLFLLSAAACASSAAAQIPDTGITVTATGTRSEVEVSGQPVTVIGEAEIDAVQGADIARVLRRAPGVTITRNGPPGAFTGVRVRGAAAEQLLVLVDGVRVADPAAPGGGFDFGNLAAGEVEKLDLLRGSNSTIWGSDAIGGVLLVTTRNRRGLTASGEYGADDSSYLTASGGVGSDAFFLGGSAGWQRTHGFSAAASGSEADGSEQWSGNLRARAYLSPALELFALGRYVEGDLDLDGYLAPSFTFADTDERQHTRQYTGAGGAIYDSGPLYLRGAYSFADTERATFDTQDSTAPNYTTDGHSQRVDLRGEWRPIGPLIVNFGGESEWTRFATSFDAAERTSIWGAYAQAGIEFGKLAAHAGLRHDRHARFGGETSVGADASYEVAPDLRVRASYGEGFKAPTLFQLLSDYGNAALQPERSRSFDVGLAWRTRAAPTWGAVTLYRRDSSDLIDFVSCFGVSGGICTDRPFGTYDNVSRARAQGFEVEVGLAPSERLRTSVAYSYLDAEDRATGNRLARRPRHALTATADWSAPFGVVLGGDVRLVGDSFDDAGNFTAIDGYVLTDVRASVPLGDTFELFGRVENLFDARYTEVAGYGTRGRAAFVGARVRL
- a CDS encoding ABC transporter substrate-binding protein, yielding MKVALVALALLAGCAAPPASPPPAATPRAHPTIVSLNPCTDAILAEVADPAQILAVSHYSHDPRGTSMDLAKARRFRATGGTVEEVLALNPDMVVGTTFMDPATRGALADLDLRVETVGIASTVADSLTQVRQLAALAGHPERGEALVARIEAALADARPSGAPVPAILWQPGGIVPGDGALVSELMRRTGFANHAAARGLGQADYLSLERLLSDPPRVLLVAGSERGQHHPALRHVPHLQRAAFDPALLYCGGPTIIRAAGRLAQIRDGLS
- a CDS encoding iron ABC transporter permease; its protein translation is MTRAVVILLALIALAFPLSLLAGRVWVDPWSTPNAAAILAELRLPRSLLALIIGAGLGASGAAMQGYLRNPLADPGLFGIAPGAALGAVASLWFGFAAAPYLLPVFALAGAAGAMALLSLIAGRTLSGTGGIALFTLAGMMIASLAGALTSFAISLAPNAFAMSEIVTWLMGALTDRSWREVWIALPLTLAGIGCLAMAARDLDALVLGDGAARSLGMETRRMQGWLIAGVGLTVGSGVAVAGIVGFVGLIVPHLVRPLTDRRPSSVMLPSALAGALLVLVADCVCRVLPLVTELRLGIALSLVGAPFFLWLLLRMRLGRPGGLA
- a CDS encoding ABC transporter ATP-binding protein, whose amino-acid sequence is MILRANDVSLEGRLNSLSLALEPGRITAICGPNGAGKSSLLQCLAGLLRPDTGSVTLDGAELQGVHPRERAKAIGYLPQDGEVAWDVAVRTLVALGRLPHRDRGTAQVDGALAALDLIALADRPVSRLSGGEKARVLLARVLAGAPRWILADEPLAALDLAHQLSLLAHLRRAADAGVGVVLVLHDLALAMNHADRVLVLDRGTKAADGAPEEALSAAIIQQVWGVPARWLGEPGARALVAGRPPA
- a CDS encoding M3 family metallopeptidase, with product MTRLFVAAAVGSLLAGCSTMQNTTMDGPAVALPQATGYFAADSTLPLRAPDFSKISDGDFRTAYEQAMAIHDAEIQAIVNNRAAPTFENTIVALEQSGAMLGRVGRVFGTLTGANTNDTLDAIDAEISPKLTQHYDAISLNPALFQRVKAVYDGRAALNLDTEDAKLLEDTYEGMVHAGAQLTAAQKEQVKDINTRLSAATTTFGQRLTQATKDAALVITEEAKLAGLSDADIAAAKKAATERGAPGAQVITLQNTTQQPALATLTDRATREALFNASWNRAETGGENDTRALVAEIVQLRAQKAALFGAPDWATYQMYDRMAKNPKTALDFMQQMVPALEATQRRDAAALNAEIKASGQNFTVKPWDWAMYADKLKAKKYAIDEDAVKPYFELRRVLEDGVFFMSNRLYGLSFKQRTDLPVYNPDVWVYDVFEADGSQLGIFYFDPFQRDNKRGGAWMSNFVEQSKLNGTKPVIYNVLNIPKAPEGQPQLISFDWVETTFHEFGHALHGFFANQKYESLSGTATARDFVEYPSQVHEMWASHPEVLANYAKHYQTGAPIPQELIAKMEAASKYDQGYQFGEVVEAALLDMKWHALTPAQAAAINTPAAVNTFENNALSELGLAVDLVPPRYRTSYFRHIFSDPAGYSAGYYSYLWTQMLDRDSRKWFMENGGLTRQNGDHFRRTVLSQGGTQDYFEMYRAFTGREPNVQPMLEALGLTGGTGSGTSTIPSSGDETG